A segment of the Myxocyprinus asiaticus isolate MX2 ecotype Aquarium Trade chromosome 10, UBuf_Myxa_2, whole genome shotgun sequence genome:
tagtgcactatttcgagtgtccacCATTTTGTAGAACTGTCTGAATTCTGAGCGAGCCACTcgttccttacttttgttcactcattattacccacaatgcactctaacgacggttaattgcccacaatccaccatgaggaagacatacgagctgggagtttactgcttccttcactcctgcaatgttttgtttcatgccaaatgtattaaattactttttgataaatcattacttgattaaaataacataataacatagagaggcaaaacatacagatacattttaaaatgtactctttatttgatcaaatgtgtttactctttatattaacacacagtatatattaaaaatcacaaacagaatgaagatttattgtattaatatattatctaataagaataacaagtaaggcccaagtattttaaaagttcatatgtgatgttgtttctgtgacagccccagaggtCCGATGCTTTGTGTACACGTCAGtgtctgaattcactcactcatttcgttcactcaatGCTGAGATATTCGGACACActaacgatttcggacacagccactctcttcgccataggatcgcctcgcgcccgcacatctctcacgcgcgCGCCCCGCGCACctcgctccagttgtcaatcacgcgaacagcagagcttggatgtttacatggatttatagttaatccgcctgaagtagtttccagtacccccgcgagggcgcgttgtaaatgcgtaaatacagctcatgacatgcgggacgtgggacaaagcgtacttatatattgctgcactaatttaaaaatgtacacttaaaactgATGTTATAAgtgcccagttacagaatcaccctgagaATTACCattcacacagaaaagcccgtgttagcataagagccaaaacttacctcagagtgctTTCTTAagttgattttaatcttgaaatatcagcttgtcttggagttaaatgaaggcattgcatgacgaaactattcttttttcattgtgtggagcgaagaaagtgtttcactttgaagagtttgatgctgcagtaccaatgacttgagtgacagtctgtgacagcagcgtGCGCCTCTGTGTGAActtcgtaaaagtcccattcaataatctctcaataaattatgcattaattaaaattatacccagtaatgtaacgacagcacattataaagaagtaaaagtaaaaaaatgtcattagaagtgtacttgagtgagagtaagaagtacccacttttaaacctactctaaaagtaatttgttttctctaaaaagttactcaagtaaatgtatcggagtaaatgtagcgcattactacccacctctggctaTTCCATACGAAGACAATTAGCCTCAACTGTGAGAGTTTCAGAAGGCTGAAAGATGATAATGGTAAGTCAAAACTACATCTGTTTGGAATTGACCCTACAACATGGCATGATCAgcgccagttagaacacagccagacatGCTAGGGGAGGAAGTGTtctcgttctagaaagcatttgattggacaaagtttctcaTGCCATCTGTGTCGTCATGACTCTGCCTCGGTCTGTCAAgccggaagagagagactgctgattttaaatgcttatatcttctgaaaattaattttgtcagcatttggaagtacactagcatattgatgaccttaaagggaataaatatagactaattaatttgatttcATGGTGACTTTAAGCCCCTCATTAAGCAAGCTAAAGGCGACTGTAGTTAGTGGAGAGCAATAAATCTTGAGGTGAACCACACTCATTTGGGGGAGCCCATCCTCCTCTTGCTTAACGATAAATGTACAtatgccaatattatttagctATATAGTATGTGTAATAAAAGTAATGTATCCACTGAATATATTAAGTGCTGCAATTTTCCAATATGTTAGAGAGGAAATGTTTAAAACTGTAAGGTTGATGTATAATTTAAAGTAAGACCACATCCAGCCTGGATGTGGTcttactttaaaatatacattaaccaATCCAGCACTGACTCATCAACCTGCATACTAAAGCTCTAAATGGTAATACTTTACAGTGTCCACATATTGCATGTAGCTATAATTTGGAACCATAGTATTAACAATAACCACGTGTTACAAAGCAGCCCTACAAACTAATTATAGGTAGGCTATTTATGTAATTACACTCTATTGTGACACTAaggtaaagtgttaccatcttaCTATTACATCtgctaaaacaaagaaaaacatgcacatttatCAAGCTATGGGTTGTTTGCATTTGTTTCAGTGTCATATTTAAAGCATGGAGACAGACAATTTAAGGGACCTGAGACACTCTCCTTGACTGCGTCAAGACAGCCGCGGCGAAGGATGGGCCCTTTTCTCCCGGCGATTTGCGTCGTACTGCTCGCCCTGAACGCAGCTGTCTCGCCGGCCTCTGTCGGCCCTGAGGACTATCCCGCCACGGATGAGGCAGAGAGAACTGCCAACAATGACATCATTTTCGATGACTACAGAGGGAAAGGCTGCGTTGATGACAGTGGCTTTGTGTACAAGCTCGGGGAACGCCTCTTCCCGGGCCACTCGAACTGCCCATGCATGTGCACGGAGGACGGACCTGTTTGCGACCAACCCGAGTGCCCTAAAATACACCCCAAGTGCACTAAGGTGGAACACAACGGTTGTTGCGCCGAATGCAAAGAGGTCAAAAACTTCTGTGAATATAAAGGGAAGACTTACAAAATCCTAGAGGAATTTAAGGTAGGATCACACTGTCTCCGAATTATCAAAATAGTTAGTTGGACTATATGATAAAAATACGAACATGTGTTGTGTATCATTAGCTACATCTGTGCATTTCTCTTGCTCTCCAGCTGAAATTTCAACCATGTGCAGTGGGACAGCGTAGGGACTCATAATATGTCTTAAGATTCATGTGCTTTCCATCATTTTTGTGCGTGGATTGTACTTTATACTGTTTTAACTGATTAATCAAGTCTGTGAGTTTCACAAATCTAGGTCTATGATTGCTGATAAAACTCTATTTTTGAATTTTTGCATCACATTTCAGAATCCACAAAAAAGTGAGTTTAGAAAGAGAATACTTGTAGGTGGCTTTACTgctttcagtgtgtgtgtttatccatGGGTGGGTGAGTCTGAGCATGAGTGCAATAAGGAATGTTGTGGGATtcagttttgttctttttttctctctcttagcTCATCATGATAAGCCCAATCCATCACTATCAACTGTAATTTGATTAGAGCTGTGCCACAGAAACAATCCACTTGACAAAGCAATCCATTTAAAACTAGTGTGCATCAGTGTGCATTTTCTCTTGACTTTAGATTCAGGTTATTTATATTGATTGGAGAGAGAAAGCAAACCAATCAATCATACAACAAAGCAATGGTGCATTCTTGAAAAAACCATCAGCCATAGGCATATACATGAGTACTGTTGTGCATGAAGTCCTACCTGGCCAATTTGAGATTTGTACGACATGGAACAAATAAATTAAGCAGGTATCAGTTCAGACCTAACATGTTTTAGTGAGCTTTTTGGTGAAGAACAAGTTGCCTATAATCAGCAGGGTCCTAATATAAGATAAGTAGTTTACTTATGTAGCAGTTGCAGATTCCGAATATTActcacatacactatatggccaaaagtttgtggacaccatatgtgcttgatgaacatttgatttcaaaaacaATTTCCCCCTtcgctgtaataacagcttccactctatTGGGAAGGCtctccactatactgtatgtagtaacatggctgcagggatttgctctcattcagacacaaggctatcagtgaggtcaggaactgatgttggccgatggggcctgacttacagttgctgttccagttcaccccaaaagtgatcagtggggttcaggtctgggctttgtgcaggccagtcaatttcttccacgccagacacagtaaaccatttctttatggacctcactttgttcacaggggcattgtcatgctggaacagaaaagggctatccccaaacagttgccacaaatttggaagcacacaaagcccaagccattacataaagaaacattaagatttttctttactggatttaatggagtaaccagatttgttaattagaagggggtgtccacaaacttttggccatatagtgtatttctctaataatatataatttatatacaacataacatataatatataatgtcaGCAGGTCTCTGATCTATTTCCACTGGGTAGGTTGCAAATAGCAGTTCTTACAATAcatatttaaaggtgatgtgtgtaattttttcaatgtttcactcTTTCCaactataaataaaccatttgttgttgatttctaaaaaaaaaaaaagttgtaaacagaggggctctgtggtgctttcaaatgattgctctgtttgttttagcaTCCAGACCAGCCAAATACACTGTAGAAACATTTGTTTATCCAgttgtgtgagtttggggtggttCTATCTGTTTGTGATGAAAGACAAGGAGAGCGTTCaggaaaactgtttaaaaacGTATTACTTTTTCAATTCCAGCTGGTGTTGCTATTGGCGCAGAacttacacactttacctttcaTTCTCTTATTTTTTACACATAAAGACTCCCATTCAGTGAAGTATGAATTccctaaatcacacaaattgttGAGTTCTGTtcataacatactgtacaatatcATTGCTTTGAAACTATACACTGCCTGCAACCCAAGAACAGTAACTGATGAAATCCCAACAAATGCCCTCAAACAATCACATCATTGCTGTGGTGATTTGGCCTGCTACATTTACCCAGACAAAGCTAATTTCTGGGGTTAAAGTGGGCTGCTTCAACTACTGCAATCTGAAATGTACGTTTTAGATATCATCAAAGGGCAAAGCAATAAATCATCACACACAAAATTAGTCTTTGGGCTCTACCGTACAAGATTGTTTTCAGCACTTGTTACCACCATTTATGGATTTCATCCTTCTGGACAACACTGCAGCTATTAACCTTACCTCTGAACAAATGTAGTTCTATTCAGCATTTTTTAATCAATTGATTTCtttgtaatattaattaaaatatgagCATTAATTTGTATTGACACAGAGCAAAATcttatttctaaaaatatatttaagataACAAGGATATATTGATTATGGAGACTTCACTGGCCGCATTGGTAATTATGTTTATTCCATTaactttgtttgtattttgatTCATTTGGATTGCATGCCTGTGTCTTGAATCTACATGGACTACAAGGCTTTAAGGCTTTAATgatcgcaaatggtcagcgctaaatatagttgtaaaagGGTGCAAAATATTTtggattggatcacaaaaacacatacagaggtagtcaaaaaccacatcgcatttgaggtttaaaacggcATCCTGAGTCCcggacagcagcgaagcaccacctctcaccagtcaatcacctgccgaacaaaagtttaaacttacatgtggatttaaaaggaaattagcATCCAATTGGAAAACTTGAAAAATCGATAACATACCCAAGTATGAGAACTTCctggctcttcctcagtgtgtctgtctgattttaacatgcagggtgacaagtacaagtacacacatctgaagctgaactaacacaagtactccactaaaacaatcgATAATTTTGCTCAAATCTCAACttcatctgggagaaacagcgtgccgGTGTTgttcatgctttctttgtctttatgacgttgttttgcagtttattatcgttcagtaacacactgatatagtaaatgatgtactgtatgtcctcatgaaatcagacatgctctcctcaaaatcccaacactgcaatgaaagaatgaatggacgaacgccgcaacaacagctgtgtttacttgacaacggaagtaacGGCCACATTACACGCTAAGCATCATGGgacgtaggaaaaaggtggataatgtAAGCAAATAATCTTTGCAATACATTTATTGTTAGTAGGCAGGCTGCCTAAATAGTCCAGAAATGACATTATCTCAAGATTATATTCAATGAATCAGACCAGGTCTGGTCTGATTCATTGAGTATAATCTTGAGATAATGTCATTTCTGgccttttaaaacaatgtttaatttgaGGATTGCAGTGGGGTGAAGAGTCTGTGTAATTCAGTCTCACACAGAGTGATGAATTACCTTTCCAGCAGCATCTGATATATTATCACTCATCTGTTCTGTTGTGTCAACATAAGGCTGGCCAACTTCTCGTGGCTACACTGTAAAGTGGTATCCTGTAATTTTTGCCTTAAGGAACTACTGTATTTCTACCTGACCTAACCCTTAAAACTggtttgttggtgtaacctaatgtattcaggttgattcagtaatgttaaatcatatttttgaccaattaatttataCGTTGCCACATAAAGCAAATTTTTTCAGCGTAGAgctgaatcacagccatgctgattttCAGAACAACAGCTCTCTTCTTTGTTTTTTATTGCTTAAAAAGATAAAGACTAACAAAGGAAAAGCACTTACTGTAGGCACCAACATCTGAGGAACATTTAGGTGGCTAACAAGAAGGATAAGTTTGAATCGCATAATTAGTATTAGGGAAAGAGTGTCAAAGtcaagcattttatttttaactaggGTTTCTGTGATTTTAAAATCTAACACGTAATCCATGTCCATTAGAAGGAGATTAGCCCAGTGTTTTGATGCAAGCACATGTTTCAGCTAGACGTATTTGCTCATGGAAGCCTGTTTGATGAAAAGATCAAGTCCATCAATACAGCATCTCACCTGCACATTCTCTCCAACCTTAGTGTCCCTGCCAGAAAAGGACATTTCTCTACCTTAAAACCTTTTAAACTATTATTTGATGGTATTGATTACCAATAGTGGTAGGTGTAATGCTATTAAAAAGTAAATGGTCACTGtaataaaatgacttttttagtcaaataatacattttaaattattgtagtcagattacatttactgactttGAATTGGaattacattacttgggttacacatgttACTGAAATGTTTACATTGGAATTTACATCGAATGCATTTTAAGCATCaattacaaacatattttttgcaTTTCTTCAGAGAGAAATTACTTTTctgagtgtatgactttcgtATGTCAATGGACGTGGTGGAAATATAGACACTGAATTTGTTGTGTTAGTAGGGGTTTAACAAAGTTACCTTAAaatgtaataagtaatgcaattatgTTTTTCCATTAAGTATTCAGTAAAGTTGTCAATATTAATGcattaacacatgcgattaattaagaaagtttaatgctttaattttttttaatcgtgtttaacacatttaccattaatacagcataaaccagcataaacattgGTTGGAAGgttggaacctttgcgatgtgtccgcccagagtcatttcactgatgcacacaccacaaacacatagcagggattcagtgtcagtgataaagtgacaTGGAAAGGAGCTCTTatcgctatttgttgtacaaaacaagcctagatggaacttgtgactgaaatcaagtatttttcagccttaataattaacattttaattaccacagaagcacactaagtcttaaagggatagttcacccaaaaattaaaattcactcatcatttactcaccatgccgtcccagatgtatatgacctcctttcttcagcagaacacatttggagaaaaatagaaaaatatctcagctcagtaggtccttataatggatgtggttggtaacacaatttttgaggctccaaaaagcacaaacgatcagcattaacatcatccatacaactccagtagttaaatgaatgtcttataaagcgatacgattgcttttggtgcaaaaaatatcaatatttaagtactttttaactataaatcatcgcttccgttAAGCAGCGATATGCACGTTCACGAGAGGGCAGAGGTCACGCGGTCTCTTGTGTGATGTATTCGTGttggcatgttcatgcgagaaGGAGGAAAGCTGAGTAGGAGGAAAGCTGTACAGACCGAACAGCATAAACCAattgaagcaaatttaaacaaagatgtcagaagattttgatttaagaggagaagaggatacacaagtttttgcacagtcatatgtacactatattgccaaatgtattcgctcatctgcctttagacgcatatgaacttaagtgacatcccattcttaatccatagggtttaatatgacgtcggcccaccctttgcagctataacagcttcaactcttctgggaaggctttccacaaggtttaggagtgtgtttatgggaatttttgaccattcttccagaagcgcatttgtgaggtcagacactgatgttggacgagaaggcctggctcgcagtcttcgctctaattcatcccaaaggtgctctatcgggttgaggtcaggactctgtgcaggccagtcaagttcttccacaccaaactcgctcatccatgtctttatggaccttgctttgtgcactggtgtgcagtcatgttggaacaggaaggggccatccccaaactgttcccacaaagttgggagcatggaattgtccaaaatctcttggtatgctgaagcattcagagttcctttcactggaactaaggggccaagcccagctcctgaaaaacaaccccacaaaaTAATCCCCccaccaccaaacttcacagttggcacaatgcagtcagacaagtaccgttctcctggcaactgccaaacccagactcatccatcagattgccagatggagaagcgtgattcgtcactccagagaatgcgtctccactgctctagagtccagtggcggcgtgctttataccactgcatccgacgctttgcattgcacttggtgatgtatggcttggatgcagctgctcggccatggaaacccattccatgaagctccctatgcactgttcttgagctaatctgaaggccacatgaactttggaggtctgtaggcgattgactctgcagaaatttggcgacctctgcgcactatgcacctcagcatccgctgaccccgctctgtcattttacgtggcctaccactttgtggctgagttgctgtcattcccaatcgcttccactttgttataataccactgacagttgactgtggaatatttagtagcaaggaaatttcacgactggacttgttgcacaggtggcatcctatcacagtaccacactggaattcactgagctcctgagagtggcccattctttcacaaatgtttgtagaagcagtctgcatgcctaggtgcttcattttatacacctgtggccctggaagtgattggaacacctgaattcaattattagGATGGGTGaatgaatacttttggcaatatagtgtatttgaaCCTGAGTACTCTGACCAGGAGCACATGAAGATGGAAGAGGCTGGACCAATATgcctcagagagacagagagctcagGAGATGTACAgtgcacatgtaggcaatgccaGGTAATGCTAACAGAGGTTGAGAGCGTCTGCTGCAACGAATGGAACGTTTCCATGTCATTGCTGGAAAGACCTTGTAACCTCAGCCCTCTCATGAACACGCATAATGCTGCCTACCAGACGTGATTAATTacgtaaaaattacttaaatattgatcattttcacACCAAAGCGATCATATTGCTttataagacatttatttaaccactggagccatatggatgaAGTTActgctgactgtctgtgctttttggagcatcaaaaattggGCATGATGCTGGCCCCGACGTGAAAAATGAATGCATCTTCACAATTTCTGTAACAAAGtgaatagccacagtctgccagctgattaatattgtggaggataagaGTTAAAGAGATGTAATGCTCATTGCATTGAATATGCAACCtctgtggggactagttctttcaattagtcaaactcccacttagactttgggaaacatttaatgttaatttaattggtgctattttagttcaTTTCTGTCTTTAATCTGTGGAAG
Coding sequences within it:
- the LOC127446768 gene encoding von Willebrand factor C domain-containing protein 2-like, with amino-acid sequence MGPFLPAICVVLLALNAAVSPASVGPEDYPATDEAERTANNDIIFDDYRGKGCVDDSGFVYKLGERLFPGHSNCPCMCTEDGPVCDQPECPKIHPKCTKVEHNGCCAECKEVKNFCEYKGKTYKILEEFKPSPCEWCRCEPNNEVHCVVADCAVPECVNPVYEPEQCCPICKNGPNCFAGTTIIPAGIEVKVDDCTICRCHSGDWWKPAQCLRRECLNGQMS